From the genome of Impatiens glandulifera chromosome 9, dImpGla2.1, whole genome shotgun sequence, one region includes:
- the LOC124916037 gene encoding uncharacterized protein LOC124916037: MAPKETILNDFNGRVSWKSTGPSLAKIKERFTHHDLLDRALQTQFKSIFQAPTLLFSGTILHQMLIRKVSSNSKEIRFMVKGKEVCWGMKDYALVTGLNFGRFPLVEEVEECPPLVLKYFKGKKDVKLKELEDLFVGCSDKEDSWKMGLIFLIYQYLFASDNRRKISLKIFHMVEDMEMFLQFPWGKVSFRATLQGIDKDIKYLRGLYLSKKKNWNKKGVCDVAYTIHGFALAFQVWTYELIDTFVPNFAEKTPEDDLTSPRIVLYKSFRSYTGPEVSTAIQECTVRRRIHESAEEKRMYSGDDFEDMTNNIYDEFFGCDTRKRKIEVFEEEEKLERTPKPPTKKSRHISPKVPEVSGETSQESSSHSIPSATTPIPNVSTSCAPNRVSQDLTAKLDVLTNVVNEIKKDVNDIKSEIKLMKDNQQLIITLLGQRNEQKNGGGEEKEEAGTAAIDTQKRTTKRKNNNLTLVENRTKRKNDDVDNENRTKRKNDELMNSKRKKTEDDDEITRKRNERKERRERLAILSKKKIADELDKKRNAEKLAKKRKAEKRKSKKEIDEICHLLKRRVEEFPKTYPRNFSIADSNLSQKMSNRYEVFTPNPAGYEFDDLMEYVIGEGSNPWNIVDMIYVPLNIKQKHWVLCKIHLQDWCIYVYDCEQNMFPKDEYDTFLEPMCVMVPYLLEQGFSTSDKQRFPQIKLDAMPYSIIPHPIVPVICIICITKP; encoded by the exons atggcaccaaAGGAAACCATTCTCAATGATTTTAATGgccgtgtttcatggaaatccacCGGTCCTAGCTTGGCAAAGATAAAGGAGAGGTTTACTCACCATGATCTTTTGGATAGGGCTTTGCAGACCCAATTCAAGTCTATATTCCAAGCCCcgacattattattttcaggAACCATACTCCATCAGATGCTTATCAGAAAAGTCAGTTCAAATTCGAAGGAGATAAGGTTCATGGTCAAAGGTAAGGAGGTCTGCTGGGGCATGAAGGATTATGCATTGGTGACAGGCCTCAACTTTGGCAGATTTCCGTTGGTGGAGGaggttgaagaatgtccaccccttgtcctcaaatattttaagggtAAAAAGGATGTTAAACTGAAAGAGCTTGAAGACCTTTTCGTCGGATGCTCTGATAAGGAGGAttcatggaagatggggctcaTATTTCTCATTTACCAGTATCTGTTCGCATCTGATAACAGGAGGAAGATAAGTTTAAAAATCTTTCACATGGTGGAAGACATGGAGATGttcctccaatttccatggggaaaggtgtcctTCAGAGCTACCCTGCAGGGTATTGACAAAGATATCAAATACCTCCGTGGATTATATCTCTCGAAGAAGAAAAACTGGAACAAGAAAGGCGTATGTGATGTCGCTTATACTAtacatgggttcgcactagcattccaagtgtggacctatgagctTATCGATACATTCGTCCCCAATTTTGCTGAAAAGACACCGGAAGATGATCTTACAAGCCCAAGGATAGTGCTCTATAAATCTTTTAGGAGTTATACCGGACCTGAGGTATCTACAGCCATCCAGGAGTGCACTGTTCGAAGAAGAATTCATGAGTCTGCGGAGGAGAAGCGGATGTACTCTGGGgacgactttgaagatatgacaaacaacatttatgatgaattctttgGATGTGATAcgaggaagagaaagattgaggtttttgaagaagaagaaaaacttgAAAGGACTCCCAAACCGCCGACCAAGAAGAGTAGACATATTAGTCCCAAGGTCCCTGAAGTTAGTGGTGAAACTAGCCAAGAAAGCTCCTCTCATTCAATCCCTTCTGCGACAACTCCTATTCCAAATGTGTCTACATCTTGTGCACCAAATCGAGTGTCTCAAGACTTAACTGCCAAACTTGATGTGCTGACAAATGTTGTGAATGAGATTAAAAAGGATGTCAATGACATTAAAAGTGAAATCAAGCTCATGAAGGACAATCAACAACTTATAATCACATTATTGGGGCAAAGAAATGAACAAAAGaatggtggaggagaagaaaaagaagaggcaGGTACAGCTGCAATTGATACTCAGAAGAGGACGACAAAGAGAAAGAATAATAATCTTACACTTGTTGAGAATAGAACGAAAaggaagaatgatgatgttgataatgAGAATAGGACGAAGAGGAAGAATGATGAGTTGATGAACTCTAAGAGGAAGAAGACtgaggatgatgatgagattACAAGAAAGAGGAATGAGAGGAAGGAGAGGCGAGAGAGGCTGGCGATTTTATCAAAGAAGAAGATTGCTGATGAGTTGGACAAGAAGAGGAATGCTGAGAagttggccaagaagaggaAGGCTGAGAAGAGGAAATCGAAAAAG GAGATAGATGAAATCTGTCATCTACTGAAACGAAGGGTTGAGGAGTTCCCCAAGACATATCCAAGAAATTTCTCAATTGCTGACTCCAATTTATCTCAGAAGATGAGTAATCGCTATGAAGTGTTCACCCCGAATCCTGCAGGCTACGAATTCGACGATCTCATGGAATACGTAATTGGTGAAGGAAGTAATCCTTGGAATATTGTTGATATGATATACGTACCCTTGAACATAAAGCAGAAGCACTGGGTCCTGTGCAAGATTCATCTTCAAGATTGGTGCATATATGTATATGACTGCGAACAGAATATGTTCCCAAAGGATGAATATGACACATTCTTGGAACCAATGTGTGTAATGGTGCCGTACTTGCTTGAACAGGGGTTCAGCACGAGCGATAAACAAAGGTTTCCACAGATCAAATTGGATGCGATGCCATATTCCATAATACCACACCCAATAGTCCCAGTAATATGTATAATATGTATAACAAAACCTTAA